The following are encoded in a window of Camelus ferus isolate YT-003-E chromosome 20, BCGSAC_Cfer_1.0, whole genome shotgun sequence genomic DNA:
- the LOC102511803 gene encoding LOW QUALITY PROTEIN: neuropeptides B/W receptor type 1 (The sequence of the model RefSeq protein was modified relative to this genomic sequence to represent the inferred CDS: deleted 1 base in 1 codon) — MLTLCVQSRRMEANATSTAGLTAIPEGLLRLVFAGVCGLILLVGLLASGLMLLVVGRGPAPPCPLLALTNSLMVNITLSDLLFLVYVVPVLLLSFLRRDWWLGPTICTTSQAANNTTMFCTFYSMVATALLLHVAVAQPDVALPSSPGTRLLLCGTMWVLGLTASLPNWLFQQVVVEEEAQACLLLLNPAQTSCCFTLLGALAFLPCVLGLGCSFSHVGWLLWTQPRGPMGESIREHQENTGLILVVLVVFVLMWGPCSVLGYVAAVGDLPATPMAFVASSFCTILAYSNCAVSPILCFSLSRPFHAGLRDLFCKQVAARHPRGVEGADMVMESVQPGHGRAQGGLWDLAGV; from the exons ATGCTGACCTTGTGTGTCCAGAGCAGAAGAATGGAGGCCAATGCCACGTCCACCGCCGGGCTCACAGCCATACCCGAGGGACTGCTCCGACTAGTCTTTGCTGGGGTCTGTGGCCTCATCCTGCTGGTGGGGCTGCTGGCCAGTGGACTGATGCTGCTGGTGGTGGGTCGGGGCCCG GCGCCCCCCTGCCCACTCCTCGCCCTGACCAACAGCCTCATGGTGAACATCACACTGTCTGACTTGCTCTTCCTGGTCTACGTGGTGCCCGTGCTCCTGCTGAGCTTCTTGCGGCGTGACTGGTGGCTGGGTCCCACCATCTGCACCACCAGCCAGGCTGCCAACAACACCACCATGTTCTGTACCTTCTACAGCATGGTAGCCACGGCTCTTCTGCTCCATGTGGCAGTGGCCCAGCCTGACGTGGCCCTTCCATCCAGCCCAGGCACCCGCCTGCTGCTCTGTGGGACCATGTGGGTCTTGGGCCTCACTGCGTCGCTGCCCAACTGGTTGTTTCAGCAAGTGGTAGtggaggaggaggcccaggcctGCCTCTTGCTCCTGAACCCTGCTCAGACCTCCTGCTGCTTCACCCTACTGGGagccctggccttcctgccttgtgtgctggggctgggctgctctTTCAGCCACGTGGGTTGGCTCCTATGGACACAACCCCGTGGCCCCATGGGAGAGAGCATCCGGGAGCACCAGGAAAACACAGGGCTCATCCTTGTAGTGTTGGTGGTCTTTGTGCTGATGTGGGGGCCCTGCTCAGTGCTGGGCTATGTGGCAGCTGTGGGTGACCTGCCTGCCACACCAATGGCTTTTGTGGCATCCAGCTTCTGCACCATCCTGGCCTACTCCAACTGTGCTGTCAGCCCCATCCTTTGCTTCTCCCTCTCCCGCCCCTTCCATGCAGGACTCAGGGACCTCTTCTGCAAGCAGGTGGCAGCCAGGCACCCCAGAGGTGTGGAAGGGGCTGATATGGTGATGGAGAGTGTCCAGCCTGGACATGGCAGGGCCCAAGGAGGCCTATGGGATCTAGCAGGTGTCTGA
- the CPNE5 gene encoding copine-5 isoform X9 — translation MKKKKYVNSGTVTLLSFAVESECTFLDYIKGGTQINFTVAIDFTASNGNPSQSTSLHYMSPYQLNAYALALTAVGEIIQHYDSDKMFPALGFGAKLPPDGRVSHEFPLNGNQENPSCCGIDGILEAYHHSLRTVQLYGPTNFAPVVTHVARNAATVQDGSQYSVLLIITDGVISDMAQTKEAIVNAAKLPMSIIIIGVGQAEFDAMVELDGDDVRISSRGKLAERDIVQFVPFRDYVDRTGNHVLSMARLARDVLAEIPDQLVSYMKAQGIRPRSPPLAPAHSAPESPARTPPASPLHTHI, via the exons GTCACgctgctttcctttgctgtggagtCAGAGTGCACATTTCTTGACTATATCAAAGGAGG GACCCAAATCAACTTCACAGTGGCCATTGATTTCACGGCCTCCAATG GGAACCCCTCGCAGTCCACGTCCCTGCACTACATGAGCCCCTACCAGCTGAACGCCTATGCACTGGCGCTGACTGCCGTCGGGGAGATCATTCAGCACTATGACAGTGACAAGATGTTCCCTGCCCTCGGCTTTGGGGCCAAACTGCCCCCTGATGGCAGGGTGTCCCACGAGTTCCCGCTG AACGGCAACCAGGAGAACCCCTCGTGCTGCGGCATTGATGGCATCCTGGAGGCCTACCACCACAGCCTGCGCACTGTGCAGCTCTACGGCCCCACCAACTTCGCCCCCGTGGTCACCCATGTGGCCAG gAATGCGGCCACAGTGCAGGACGGCTCCCAGTACTCGGTGCTGCTCATCATCACGGATGGGGTCATCTCGGACATGGCGCAGACCAAGGAGGCTATCGTCAAC gctgccAAACTCCCCATGTCCATCATCATCATCGGCGTGGGCCAGGCGGAGTTCGACG cCATGGTGGAGCTGGATGGTGATGACGTGCGGATCTCCTCCCGGGGAAAGCTGGCCGAGCGGGACATTGTCCAG TTCGTGCCCTTCAGGGACTACGTGGACCGCACAGGCAACCACGTGCTGAGCATGGCGCGCCTTGCCCGGGACGTGCTGGCCGAGATCCCGGACCAGCTGGTGTCTTACATGAAGGCACAGGGCATCCGCCCTCGCTCCCCACCCTTGGCCCCAGCGCACTCGGCCCCCGAGTCCCCGGCCCGCACGCCCCCTGCTTCCCCTCTGCATACGCACATCTGA